Part of the Salvelinus sp. IW2-2015 unplaced genomic scaffold, ASM291031v2 Un_scaffold2343, whole genome shotgun sequence genome is shown below.
gtgtggtgtgtgcgtgcgtgcgtgcgtgcgtgcgtgccacaTACCCATGACAAGATCACGTGTATACCTCAGTAGTTGCAACCTCGTTAAACAATtaaaagagtgtgagagagaccgTTAGCCCTGGTAGACCGCTGAAGAGAAAGATAGTGGACTATACAGACTGAGACACACAATCCAGATAGAAAATAGAGGACAAACAGACACAATTGCCGTGTAAAAAGTTTTCAGAATTTTATTGCATCGGTAGGAAAATGCTCACATTAATCTTCTGAGCGACCATACAAAGAAAATAAGATGGGTTTAACACTGAAAATAAGATGGGTTTAACACTGAAAATAAGATGGGTTTAACACTGAAAATAAGATGGGTTTAACACTGAAAATAAGATGGGTTTAACACTGAAAATAAGATGGGTTTAACACTAAAAAGAAGAATAAAATCATGCAGCCTGGTCCAGACCAAAAGCCGTATCTACCTAGTCCACTGTGTTTCTGTTCTTGTAACCATTTCAACTGAAGGAAAACATGTAATAACCAGACCCAAcatcttttttacattttgtttcttTTCAGTCTGTATTAAagtaattataaaaataaaagcaTTTAAACTCAAAAAGTATGTGATAGTGTTTAAAATCGTAGAAAGCGAGAAGTCCGAGCAAGCAAGtctatgtactgtagtgtactgtattgtactgtattgcaatgtattgcacagtctatgtactgtagtgtactgtattgtacgGTATTGTACTGtctatgtactgtattatactgtctatgtactgcattgtactgtctatgtactgtattgtactgtctatgtactgtattgtactgtctatgtactgtattgtactgtctaTGTACTGTCTATGCactgtattgtacagtattgCACAGtttatgtactgtagtgtactgtagtgtactgcattgtactgtctatgtactgtattgtactgcctatgtattgtattgtactgtctATGTACtgtctatgtactgtattgtacagtattgCACAGtctatgtactgtagtgtactgtctatgtactgtattgtactgcatggtactgtctatgtactgtattgtactgcattaTACTGTCtatgtattgtattgtctatGTACTGTCTacgtactgtattgtactgtctatgtattgtattgtactgtctatgtactgtattgtactgtctaTGTACTGTATTTCAACCAATCCCACTATTACTTGTTCTGTACAAAGACAGTAGTGCACTGTGATGTCGACAGATAGATGCATAGTCATGCTGGACATGTCCACGTTTAACATGCGGAAAACCGGATGTACAGTCAACTACATAACACCACCGTCCATTAAAAAACGAATGTACAGTAGAATATTTACAAACAACACTGACATAGAGAACACTTAGAGGAGAAAGGAAGACTCGAGGAAGCTCTCTGAGGAAACAGATCACGTTCCTCACTGGgtacacacactggttgaatcaacgttgtttctgtGTCATTTCAActaaaatgacgttgaaccaacgtggaagagacgttgaattgacgtctgtgcccagcggGCCTCTGATAATACcaatacacatttaaaatgtacAAACACCAAGACAACACTTCCCTTCAGAGTAAAACACATTTGGAAAGTTTCAAATTTTTTGCTTCATTGTAGGTGGAGTTAGCTTGAACAGGAAGTAGAATTACAGGAACAGGCAGGACAGGAAACAGGTACAATCAAAGTAGGAAGTGGTTTACAGTCTGTTccaaattacatttacagaaCATTCTGATAaggacatttttacatttacagacAAAATGTCATACCTAATCAGGTAGYTGACTTTATACCTATATTATTGGACAGACCAACCAGGAtatatctttttgttttttctcgGTTGTAAGCAGGAAGCTGATTTTCTGTGTTCTGGAAGTACATTATGCATCATTCTATGTAGGTGATAACCAGGAAGTGTGTTCAGAGTCTGAGCAGGAAGTAGACTTCCGGTTCTGATCTTATACATGAGTCTGTGGGCAGCAGAGAGTCATCATGATAATGATCACCATAGTGATCTCCAAATCCATACCCTAGTGTGGTGCACGCCCCCTCAGGCAGCCCCCTGTCCTCCAGCTGGTCCAGGTAGCCCGCTATGTAGGAGCCTGTGGAGTGTCTGTTAGCTGGGGGGTTCTGACCTGCTGCTACTTTAGYACGCAGCACTACCCCTCCCACGCTGGAGGGGGYGCTCATGTCCYGGGACTTYAGAGCCTCCYGCWGCCTCTCTCGAGCGCGATTGTTGATGTGACGGACACGGCTCTGGCTCCGAGAGGAAAGGCggcgggagaggagggggggggaatcCTCCTGGGCATCGGGGACAAAGTTTGAGGGGGGGCAGGGGCGTGATGGGGGAATGAAGGGTTTGGGGGGTAACTGAGGTAACTGGGGCAGCTGGGGAGACTGGGGTCTGTCCCGGTCTCTGTCATCCCCCTCCAGGGTGACTAGTTTGCGGAGCTGCTCAGTGAGGGGGTCTGCAGACTGCAGCCGTTGGGACAGACCCCCTARGCCCCTCATCTTCCTCCGCTCCTTCATACAGGGTGTGATGAAGCTGCGGCTGATGATGTTGTACTTGCTGTGGAAGTTGCAGGAGATGTCCTCTGATGTCAGGTCACCCAGAGACTTGGACTTGCAGGGGCTGGGGGCTGTGGGTGGTCTGGGGATAGGTAGAGGAGGGGCAAGGGTGGGGCCCGAGAGGGGCAGCGGTGGGGGGCCAGAACGGGGTTGGAACTGGGGCTGGGCCTGGGTGTGTGATTGGGGTCGGGGTTGGGTGTGTGATTGGGGTTGGGCCTGGGGCAGGGGCTGGGTATTTGATTGGGGCTGGGGTTGCAGATGGGTGTAGGGGGATGCCGAGGTAGCAGAGGGCCTGAAGCAGTTGTAGTCTAGATGGCTATAGGCCACATCACAATCTGAGATAGGggagtacaggcctcggtctCTGGGGAAGCTAACATACCTTGAACCAGACATACTAGACAGACCAGGCAGACACTCAGAGGAGGACAACCCATTCTGGAAGCAGGTTGATGCTTCACCCCGATCCTGACCTTCCCCTGTCCCACCCTGGTAGCCCCTGGCCTGTGGCTgggtgtgcccactctggtagcCCCTGGTCTGGGCCTGGGTGGGTCCACCCTGGTAGCCCCTGGTCTGKGSCTGGGTGGGTCCACCYTGGTAGCCCCTGGTCTGGGCCTGGGTGGGTCCACTGTAGCTGTGCTGCTGGGTGTAGGCTCTGGTAATGTCTCTGCTGTTCTCAAAGGAGAGCTCAGCCCTGCTGTGGGTGGAGGGGTGGCTGTTCAGGCGGAGGGTGCTGGGGTTGGGGGGCCTTTTGAAGAGGGAGGGCTGGGTTTGAGGGGTTATTGATGGGGTGTTGCGAGGGGAGGGCTGGTGTGAGGATTGTTTGAGGGGGGAAGGACACTGGGAGAGTTGGGGTGCGTACCGGGGAGAGGGGTTTAGTTGGGTAAACTGGCTTTGGGGAGCAGCGTATTGTTTGGTTGGGCTGGTAGCGACCCAGGTACAGTTGTGTCTCGGTAAGGTGAGGGAAATCTCCAGTGGATCCTCGTCCACGTTAATCTCCACCTCCATCAGATGACTTCCTGCTGAGTCCTGGCACAACAGCAACCGGTCGGACACTGTGCTGTTGACAGACGGGCACCTGTAACCCCATGACAACCCCCACTCTCCCCCTGACCACAGCCCTGTAGGATCACTGACACCCCCATAGCCCTGTCCTGGCTCCTCCACCTCCACTACACCCCTCCGTGAGCCCACCCAGCTGCCGTTGGC
Proteins encoded:
- the LOC112073716 gene encoding 1-phosphatidylinositol 4,5-bisphosphate phosphodiesterase eta-1-like produces the protein MHFLGANKGRPLRGIRGLFNRSSKSSVDTSCGSALRKRSISDLLLRRTASAPANRRKKTKMKLAESSTSISDRKASISDGKDRVGXGEGAGREGSKDSERDRERVRVERSPPPHAPLSHRPVSMPLERLLQGQLSLCSPEQEQTDLGADTXIGTSPFDRPRSHSVELLIESSXSLEHSVSTPSTNHNNTRDRTTELDQLDETSYLVIGQGGGSVDGDSKEQLKDRVNPPIKAEGISSRQRTLCYLSRSTKTESNCLHVPTESRPETTLHSTTNTPAPSSSSSSSVPSSSVPPPSPLNVDRSDLQSPVSRQDSTISRLIDAVSLGNDTSCGSISALIGQFDLTADQTDLTTNSGPHVLSVMSCLFHPTVQDSSTPYKATVDCTXPFKDPQTTTSPRKAMNGPITPRKASQTPNHXNQNLLPPHPKTSHADXPAPLLFSSPETTELEEVYTILDEEXLSPVSVYNLREQTIGNIQADSEESTPMDSLEPSPAKVPPCLGTEANGSWVGSRRGVVEVEEPGQGYGGVSDPTGLWSGGEWGLSWGYRCPSVNSTVSDRLLLCQDSAGSHLMEVEINVDEDPLEISLTLPRHNCTWVATSPTKQYAAPQSQFTQLNPSPRYAPQLSQCPSPLKQSSHQPSPRNTPSITPQTQPSLFKRPPNPSTLRLNSHPSTHSRAELSFENSRDITRAYTQQHSYSGPTQAQTRGYQGGPTQXQTRGYQGGPTQAQTRGYQSGHTQPQARGYQGGTGEGQDRGEASTCFQNGLSSSECLPGLSSMSGSRYVSFPRDRGLYSPISDCDVAYSHLDYNCFRPSATSASPYTHLQPQPQSNTQPLPQAQPQSHTQPRPQSHTQAQPQFQPRSGPPPLPLSGPTLAPPLPIPRPPTAPSPCKSKSLGDLTSEDISCNFHSKYNIISRSFITPCMKERRKMRGLGGLSQRLQSADPLTEQLRKLVTLEGDDRDRDRPQSPQLPQLPQLPPKPFIPPSRPCPPSNFVPDAQEDSPPLLSRRLSSRSQSRVRHINNRARERXXEALKSXDMSXPSSVGGVVLRXKVAAGQNPPANRHSTGSYIAGYLDQLEDRGLPEGACTTLGYGFGDHYGDHYHDDSLLPTDSCIRSEPEVYFLLRL